The following are encoded in a window of Roseivirga misakiensis genomic DNA:
- the glpK gene encoding glycerol kinase GlpK, producing the protein MSKYIITVDAGTTSERAIIFNKKGEIVNVSQREFEQFYPKPGWVEHNPLEIWETQKFTITDVLEKQGANASDIAAIGITNQRETTIVWDRKTGKAIHKAIVWQDRRTADACEVLKTVEQMDLVQHKTGLLIDAYFSASKIRWILDHVDGAQERAENGELAFGTVDSWLLWKLTGGKVHATDVSNASRTMLFNIHTLEWDEELLKMFNVPKSMLPDVKSSSEVYGHTDADLFGAEIPIAGIAGDQQSALFGQMCTEPGMVKNTYGTGCFMVMNTGDKVIKSKHKLLSTIGWQIDGKVTYALEGSIFIGGAIVQFLRDNLHFVDNAPEIEAMAKSVEDNGGVYFVPGFVGLGAPHWDQYSTGLMIGLTRGTQKGHIARAALEALALQSMEVIDTMALDSGIEQKELRVDGGASANNLLMQIQSDVTGLKIVRPEIVETTAQGAAFLAGLAVGYWQNKEEIQSLWAIDKTFEPSGVDVEDVKKNWSRAVERAKAWVA; encoded by the coding sequence ATGTCTAAGTATATCATTACGGTCGATGCTGGAACTACCAGTGAAAGGGCCATCATATTCAACAAGAAAGGTGAAATCGTAAATGTCTCTCAAAGGGAATTTGAGCAGTTTTATCCTAAGCCAGGTTGGGTAGAGCATAATCCATTAGAGATATGGGAAACGCAAAAATTCACGATTACTGATGTGCTTGAAAAACAAGGCGCGAATGCATCTGATATAGCGGCTATTGGCATTACAAACCAGCGAGAAACGACAATTGTCTGGGATAGGAAAACAGGCAAGGCCATTCACAAGGCGATCGTATGGCAAGATAGGCGTACGGCAGATGCTTGTGAGGTTTTAAAAACGGTGGAGCAAATGGATTTGGTTCAACATAAAACTGGACTATTAATTGATGCCTATTTCTCTGCTTCGAAAATCAGGTGGATTCTAGATCATGTCGATGGTGCACAAGAAAGGGCAGAAAATGGAGAATTAGCATTTGGTACGGTGGACTCTTGGTTGCTTTGGAAACTGACTGGCGGCAAAGTTCATGCTACTGATGTAAGTAATGCGAGTAGAACGATGCTCTTCAACATTCATACCCTGGAATGGGATGAAGAATTGTTGAAAATGTTTAACGTACCAAAGTCGATGCTGCCAGATGTGAAAAGCAGTAGCGAAGTTTATGGACATACTGATGCCGACCTTTTTGGAGCAGAAATTCCGATAGCGGGTATCGCTGGAGATCAGCAGTCTGCGCTTTTTGGACAAATGTGTACCGAGCCTGGTATGGTGAAAAATACCTACGGGACTGGCTGTTTCATGGTGATGAATACCGGAGATAAGGTGATCAAATCAAAACATAAACTTCTTTCTACTATTGGCTGGCAAATAGATGGAAAAGTTACGTATGCCTTAGAGGGCAGTATTTTCATTGGAGGAGCCATTGTTCAGTTTTTAAGAGATAACCTTCACTTTGTTGACAATGCGCCCGAAATAGAAGCTATGGCGAAATCTGTTGAGGATAATGGTGGTGTTTACTTTGTGCCTGGTTTTGTAGGGCTAGGGGCACCGCATTGGGATCAGTATAGTACAGGCCTTATGATAGGACTAACGCGCGGAACACAGAAAGGCCATATTGCTAGAGCCGCATTGGAAGCTTTGGCACTACAAAGTATGGAGGTGATAGATACGATGGCGCTAGATTCTGGAATAGAACAAAAAGAACTCCGAGTGGATGGTGGTGCTTCTGCTAACAATCTCTTAATGCAAATACAATCCGATGTTACAGGATTAAAAATTGTAAGACCCGAAATTGTGGAGACTACAGCGCAAGGTGCGGCTTTCTTAGCAGGCTTGGCAGTTGGCTATTGGCAAAACAAAGAGGAGATTCAGTCGCTTTGGGCGATCGATAAGACCTTTGAGCCATCAGGCGTAGATGTGGAGGATGTTAAGAAAAATTGGTCCAGGGCTGTAGAACGTGCTAAAGCCTGGGTAGCGTAA
- a CDS encoding glycerol-3-phosphate dehydrogenase/oxidase → MKREKMLKRLKKQTEPWDIVVIGGGATGLGTAVDAASRGYKTLLLEQHDFAKGTSSRSTKLVHGGVRYLQQGDISLVLEALKERGLMIQNAPHLVKNQAFVIPNYEWWDGPFYQVGLKVYDLMSGKLGIGSSKKLTKDETIERIPTIDQKGLKGGVVYYDGQFDDARMALSLARTAKHYNGTLLNYFEVTGIEKDADDIICGVKGKDLESGKHYSIKAKTVINATGVFADRVKKMDEPDVKEMIQPSQGIHLVVSKDFLPDKHAIMVPQTKDGRVMFAVPWHDKVVLGTTDTMIEKPKLEPEAQEAEIDFILETAGQYLVKQPTRDDILSVFSGLRPLAKPEGDGKSTKEISRHHKVMISQSGLITIIGGKWTTYRKMAEDTVDNAMLIGDLPERKCITKNLPVYGYDKNLDLTTDPLAVYGTDKYQLLDLEEDNPAMAEVISETLPLKRSQVYWAVKHEMARTVEDMLGRRVRGLFLDAKESLRIAPRVAEIMAEELGRDSEWVEDQIELFNEVATNYRIRN, encoded by the coding sequence ATGAAGAGAGAGAAAATGCTGAAAAGGCTCAAAAAGCAAACAGAGCCTTGGGATATAGTAGTGATCGGAGGAGGAGCGACAGGTCTAGGAACGGCGGTAGATGCTGCTTCGAGAGGTTATAAAACCCTTCTTTTAGAACAGCATGACTTTGCGAAAGGCACGTCTAGCCGAAGTACCAAGCTTGTACACGGGGGGGTGAGATACTTACAACAAGGCGATATTTCTCTGGTTTTAGAAGCCCTCAAGGAAAGGGGTTTAATGATTCAGAATGCCCCTCATTTAGTTAAAAATCAAGCCTTTGTTATTCCAAACTACGAATGGTGGGATGGACCATTTTATCAAGTCGGTCTGAAAGTTTATGACCTCATGTCAGGTAAGCTCGGTATTGGTTCATCGAAAAAACTGACGAAGGACGAAACGATTGAACGAATACCAACCATCGACCAAAAAGGCCTCAAAGGAGGTGTAGTCTATTATGATGGCCAATTTGATGACGCGCGAATGGCACTTTCATTGGCCCGCACGGCTAAGCATTATAATGGAACGCTCTTAAATTATTTTGAAGTTACCGGGATAGAAAAAGACGCAGATGACATAATCTGTGGTGTAAAAGGCAAAGATCTCGAATCTGGCAAACATTATAGCATTAAGGCAAAAACCGTAATTAACGCTACGGGTGTTTTTGCGGATCGCGTTAAAAAAATGGACGAACCTGACGTGAAGGAAATGATCCAACCAAGCCAGGGTATTCATTTGGTGGTAAGTAAAGACTTCCTTCCTGATAAACACGCGATTATGGTGCCACAGACTAAAGATGGCCGTGTCATGTTTGCTGTGCCTTGGCACGATAAAGTAGTTTTAGGTACCACCGATACTATGATCGAAAAACCTAAGCTCGAACCTGAAGCCCAGGAAGCCGAGATAGATTTTATCTTGGAAACGGCAGGTCAGTATTTAGTTAAACAGCCAACGCGTGACGATATTTTGAGTGTCTTTTCAGGCCTAAGACCTTTAGCGAAGCCAGAAGGTGACGGAAAATCAACAAAAGAGATATCCAGACACCATAAAGTCATGATTTCTCAATCAGGTTTAATTACCATTATTGGTGGAAAATGGACGACTTACCGAAAAATGGCCGAAGATACTGTCGATAATGCCATGCTGATCGGTGACTTGCCTGAGCGGAAGTGTATTACGAAAAACCTGCCTGTATATGGTTACGATAAGAATTTAGACTTAACTACCGATCCGCTAGCAGTTTATGGAACTGATAAATACCAACTATTAGATTTGGAAGAAGATAATCCAGCAATGGCTGAAGTAATTAGTGAGACGCTTCCTTTGAAACGTTCACAAGTCTATTGGGCGGTAAAACATGAAATGGCTCGAACCGTGGAAGATATGCTTGGAAGAAGGGTTCGTGGGTTGTTTTTGGATGCAAAGGAGTCTTTGCGAATAGCACCTAGAGTGGCCGAAATTATGGCGGAAGAATTAGGCAGGGATAGTGAGTGGGTAGAGGATCAAATCGAGCTTTTCAATGAAGTAGCGACAAATTATAGAATACGAAACTAG
- a CDS encoding tetratricopeptide repeat protein, whose product MKNLYFCLLFLLSYSAFGQSSSLIEARTLQAEGKLTEALEVISKAVNKELSEDGGAWYTYAELNKALFQKSQVDSEKSEFLTEAIRGYQMTLKNPSDNVRINLSAGQSIDLLYQTLIQNGATFYQQQEYEAALKAFNNAILIEPTDTTIITYAANAAVQAQRYDLAIANFQKLIDIAPKVRTYQNMISLQKDTQKDIAGALSTIEQANSDFPESSVFNRYKLDILLDQEENRAAIGLIDQIMEKEPNNNQLLLRKAVLHDKFIAEIKGTEPLDSAALQQEIDWAEAAYLSALERDKENVTANFNLAMLYNDQANTYYRSINAMTLEQYKYGHQAYEEKALDFIKKALTLMETASAQKPDDIGILKTLVSYYSRLEMGEKKREVEKKIEALGF is encoded by the coding sequence ATGAAAAACCTCTACTTCTGTTTACTCTTCTTGCTCTCCTACTCTGCATTTGGTCAAAGTAGTAGTCTGATTGAGGCAAGAACACTTCAAGCTGAAGGCAAATTAACGGAAGCTTTGGAGGTGATCAGCAAGGCGGTGAACAAAGAATTATCTGAGGATGGCGGTGCATGGTATACCTATGCTGAATTAAATAAAGCGCTTTTCCAAAAGAGCCAAGTTGACTCGGAGAAATCAGAATTTCTAACGGAAGCGATCCGAGGGTATCAAATGACCCTTAAAAATCCTTCAGACAATGTTCGGATTAACCTATCGGCGGGTCAAAGCATAGACTTACTTTACCAAACGCTCATTCAAAATGGCGCTACCTTTTACCAGCAACAGGAATATGAGGCGGCACTTAAAGCATTTAACAACGCTATTCTGATTGAACCAACCGATACTACGATCATTACTTATGCTGCTAATGCCGCGGTTCAAGCCCAACGCTACGATTTAGCCATTGCCAACTTTCAGAAATTGATTGATATCGCTCCAAAGGTTCGAACCTATCAGAACATGATCAGCCTTCAAAAGGATACTCAAAAAGATATAGCGGGTGCTTTAAGCACTATTGAGCAGGCAAATTCAGATTTTCCTGAGTCTTCAGTTTTCAATCGATACAAATTGGATATTCTATTAGATCAAGAAGAAAATCGGGCTGCTATTGGTTTAATTGATCAGATCATGGAAAAGGAACCTAACAACAACCAGCTCCTTCTCCGAAAAGCCGTATTACACGATAAATTTATAGCAGAAATAAAGGGTACGGAGCCTTTGGATAGTGCTGCGCTTCAACAAGAAATTGACTGGGCTGAAGCAGCTTATTTAAGTGCATTGGAGCGGGATAAAGAGAACGTAACGGCTAATTTCAACCTAGCCATGCTCTACAACGATCAAGCGAATACTTACTACAGGTCTATTAATGCCATGACTTTAGAACAGTATAAGTATGGACATCAAGCTTATGAGGAAAAGGCACTTGATTTTATCAAAAAAGCCCTGACCCTAATGGAAACTGCTTCGGCACAAAAGCCAGACGACATTGGGATATTAAAGACGCTTGTAAGCTATTATAGCCGGCTTGAAATGGGTGAGAAAAAGCGTGAAGTAGAAAAGAAAATTGAAGCACTCGGTTTTTAA
- a CDS encoding TetR/AcrR family transcriptional regulator: MKEKIAERASELMLQFGIRTVTMDDISRDLGISKKTIYQYFKDKKELVNTITHLHLNLEKERFQGSANDSEDSVQELILVSQCLRESMKDMKMSLMNELQKFYPESWQMYEDFKQGVMLESITNVIIRGQKEGYFRAEVDPNIVAVMRIEQVQSFIMRNLFPREQYSLYDVQMQLFDHFIHGLFTIEGHQLFNQYTTSKVKQNETLN, from the coding sequence ATGAAAGAGAAGATAGCAGAGCGGGCAAGTGAGCTAATGTTGCAGTTTGGCATCAGGACGGTCACGATGGATGATATATCCAGAGATTTAGGGATATCTAAAAAGACGATATACCAATATTTCAAAGACAAAAAGGAGTTAGTCAATACCATTACTCATCTACATTTAAACCTTGAAAAAGAACGATTTCAAGGTTCTGCCAATGACAGTGAGGATAGTGTCCAAGAGTTAATCTTGGTTTCTCAGTGTTTGAGAGAATCAATGAAAGATATGAAGATGAGTTTAATGAACGAGCTTCAGAAATTTTATCCTGAATCGTGGCAAATGTATGAAGACTTCAAGCAAGGCGTAATGCTTGAGTCGATCACAAATGTCATCATTAGAGGACAAAAAGAAGGCTATTTTCGGGCCGAAGTTGACCCCAATATTGTGGCGGTTATGAGAATCGAACAAGTTCAGTCATTTATCATGAGGAACCTGTTTCCAAGAGAGCAATATTCTCTCTACGACGTACAAATGCAATTATTTGATCACTTTATACATGGCCTGTTTACAATAGAAGGTCATCAACTTTTTAATCAGTACACCACTTCAAAAGTTAAGCAAAATGAAACGCTCAATTAG
- a CDS encoding TolC family protein produces the protein MKRSIRRVNFLALLMLIAFGVNAQNVFSLREAIEYSLANNQDLKNAMVTTKDAEAQVFETRADGLPQIDANFGYTNNTQLQQSILRASVFDPTAGPNDITTVAFGIQHQSNFNITASQMIWDGSFFIGLKAARKLREKVVVDQKKTEVDVVEAVTKAYYLVLVNQVRTDLIDTNIETIEKTLEETRQLYENGFAEKIDVTRLQVQLNNLKTERQGVSQVIASSKNILKLSMGMPVIQPLSLSDTLDDFDFSYSNSEVQAYNVQERLEAQQINYLKDLAILDIKNIRSQYIPKVTLNAGWGRNTGNDSFGTLWNSDRMWFGSSFVGLNVNIPVFDGLRKKYTTERKKYQLETLNNQYDLLTNNLQQELINAKDALEVNLQRLEVQEANMALAKEVTEITREKYTEGIGSNLELINAEDGYKQAEVNYLTALYDAIIAKIDLDKSLGKLN, from the coding sequence ATGAAACGCTCAATTAGAAGAGTAAACTTTTTAGCACTGCTAATGCTGATAGCGTTCGGTGTTAATGCGCAGAATGTATTTTCTCTGCGAGAAGCCATAGAGTATTCTCTAGCCAATAATCAGGACTTGAAGAATGCCATGGTCACAACTAAAGATGCTGAGGCACAAGTTTTTGAAACTCGAGCCGATGGCTTGCCACAGATCGATGCCAATTTTGGATATACGAACAATACCCAACTGCAGCAAAGTATTTTAAGAGCAAGTGTATTTGACCCGACCGCCGGGCCAAATGATATCACTACAGTGGCTTTTGGTATTCAGCACCAGAGTAATTTCAATATTACGGCCTCACAAATGATATGGGATGGCTCATTCTTTATTGGATTAAAGGCAGCCCGAAAACTTCGTGAAAAAGTGGTGGTAGATCAGAAGAAGACAGAAGTTGACGTGGTGGAAGCTGTTACAAAGGCTTATTACTTGGTTTTAGTCAACCAGGTAAGAACAGATTTGATCGATACCAATATAGAAACCATAGAAAAGACGCTCGAAGAAACTCGACAGCTTTACGAAAATGGTTTTGCAGAGAAAATCGACGTAACGCGCCTTCAAGTGCAGTTGAATAATCTCAAAACGGAAAGACAAGGAGTTTCTCAGGTAATTGCTTCAAGTAAAAACATACTAAAATTGAGTATGGGTATGCCTGTCATTCAGCCGCTAAGTCTATCTGATACTTTAGACGATTTTGACTTTAGTTATTCAAATAGCGAAGTGCAGGCCTACAATGTTCAAGAGCGATTAGAGGCACAACAGATTAATTACTTGAAAGACCTAGCGATTCTAGATATCAAGAATATCAGGTCTCAGTATATTCCAAAAGTGACTTTAAATGCAGGATGGGGTAGAAATACAGGTAATGATTCCTTTGGCACCCTTTGGAATAGCGATAGAATGTGGTTTGGAAGTTCCTTTGTTGGACTAAATGTGAATATCCCGGTTTTCGATGGCTTAAGGAAAAAATATACTACAGAGAGAAAAAAGTATCAGCTGGAAACGCTGAACAACCAGTATGATTTATTGACCAATAACTTACAACAAGAGCTAATTAATGCTAAAGACGCTTTAGAAGTAAATCTTCAGCGTTTGGAAGTACAAGAGGCAAACATGGCATTAGCCAAAGAAGTAACCGAAATAACCAGAGAAAAATACACTGAAGGTATCGGCTCAAATCTAGAATTGATCAATGCAGAAGATGGCTACAAACAAGCTGAGGTAAATTACCTCACCGCCTTGTATGATGCGATTATCGCAAAAATTGATCTCGATAAATCTTTAGGAAAACTCAACTAA